A single window of Pseudomonadota bacterium DNA harbors:
- a CDS encoding TonB-dependent receptor translates to LDGELRLGDVGLHTLRFGTYGYARSKSDTVYHSNNPTLSQGTGPIECLYCGYHTDIRDDLLMPFDAGNFFSDLRANIPRQWQTFDYVSYLTWLQSQEAQANYAMANPMRPPNYWNQVIMENGGFDVLKQPASSTVRERVLGAYAQLDFGGDLSDMPWSGNLGLRYVYTTQRSEGERRNLEELVYADATLFQAIYGPSTPMSVPKSYGNILPSLNLRLDPIDGELVLRAGYSRSLTRPTLSQLRPQILYDTNRPGNLKASQGSPTLKPFNADNFDLSAEWYYDQASYLAVAGFYKRVGNFIVETVGQMPATKADGVTPVMLPPPYMSPPGTPSPGPAVYDLRQPVNQESANIYGLEVSWQHTFTSLPTPFDGMGVLANVTFSDSNARVAQDDNVTRTFALEGLSNTQNLVAFYEKGPVQVRAALNNRTGFLETISGIGGEPVFVKGYTQLDLSGSFDITEQFQGFFQAINVTDARIEKHGRFENHFLELKDTGARYALGLRGTF, encoded by the coding sequence GTTTGGACGGGGAATTGAGGCTGGGTGATGTCGGGCTGCATACGCTCCGATTTGGCACTTATGGCTATGCGCGCAGCAAGAGCGACACCGTCTATCACAGCAACAATCCGACGCTCAGCCAAGGCACCGGCCCCATCGAGTGTTTGTATTGCGGTTACCACACCGACATCCGGGACGACCTGCTGATGCCTTTCGATGCCGGGAACTTCTTTTCCGACCTGCGAGCGAACATCCCCAGGCAGTGGCAGACCTTCGACTACGTTTCGTACTTGACCTGGCTCCAGTCTCAGGAGGCGCAGGCGAACTATGCCATGGCGAATCCCATGAGGCCGCCGAACTACTGGAATCAGGTGATCATGGAAAACGGGGGATTCGACGTCTTGAAACAACCCGCGAGCAGCACTGTACGCGAACGGGTCTTGGGGGCGTACGCCCAGCTCGACTTCGGCGGCGACCTGAGCGACATGCCCTGGTCAGGCAATCTGGGGCTTCGTTACGTCTATACGACGCAGCGTTCGGAGGGTGAGCGGCGCAACCTGGAAGAGCTGGTCTACGCCGATGCAACGCTCTTTCAGGCCATCTACGGACCATCCACGCCGATGTCGGTGCCCAAGTCATACGGAAACATCCTGCCGAGCCTCAACCTCAGGCTGGATCCGATCGACGGGGAGCTGGTCTTGCGCGCGGGCTATTCCCGCAGTCTGACGCGGCCTACGCTGTCTCAGCTGCGGCCGCAGATTCTCTACGACACCAACCGGCCGGGCAACCTCAAGGCGAGCCAGGGCTCACCAACGCTCAAGCCATTCAACGCGGACAACTTCGATCTATCGGCAGAATGGTATTACGACCAAGCGAGCTATCTGGCCGTGGCGGGCTTTTACAAGCGGGTCGGCAACTTCATCGTCGAGACCGTAGGCCAGATGCCCGCCACGAAAGCGGACGGCGTCACTCCCGTGATGCTGCCGCCTCCGTACATGTCGCCGCCCGGGACACCGTCACCCGGACCCGCCGTGTACGACCTGCGGCAGCCGGTCAACCAGGAGAGTGCCAACATCTACGGCCTCGAAGTCTCGTGGCAACACACGTTCACCAGCCTGCCCACGCCGTTTGATGGGATGGGCGTGCTGGCGAACGTCACCTTCTCAGACAGCAACGCCCGGGTAGCGCAAGACGACAACGTCACTCGAACCTTCGCTCTCGAAGGCTTGAGCAACACCCAAAACCTGGTGGCCTTCTACGAAAAAGGGCCGGTGCAGGTACGTGCGGCTCTGAACAACCGCACCGGGTTCCTCGAGACCATCTCGGGCATCGGCGGCGAGCCCGTATTCGTCAAGGGCTACACGCAGCTCGATCTGAGCGGCAGTTTCGATATCACCGAACAATTCCAGGGTTTCTTTCAGGCGATCAACGTGACGGACGCCCGGATTGAAAAGCACGGGCGCTTCGAGAACCATTTCCTCGAGCTCAAGGATACCGGCGCTCGCTACGCCCTGGGTCTACGCGGAACCTTTTAG
- a CDS encoding DUF4981 domain-containing protein, with amino-acid sequence MPTSLGLVGARQQALRRLPVFAIAALVLTSLAACSSGGTAGAAGQTGGIAGTPPPLGGTGGLGPLPAGSLLPPPPPPFGGSTAPPVAGMPACPPLPIAGGLPPTPNNRPDWDNLDVLRVGTLGPRASFFAYPSAELAAARDPAPSPWYQSLNGDWKFQWSPNPGARPGDFFQPGFNDSAWPVLPVPSNWQIHGHGVPIYVNVSYPFSPANPPNIPHNDNPVGSYRRTFQVPPSWHCRKTHLHFAGVSSAFYVWVNGQKVGYAQGSRTPAEFDISPYLQMGDNQLAVEVYRYSDGAYLEDQDFWRLSGIYRDVYLISRGNEHVQDVWIRTDLDAAYQNARLQVDVTFNTVPQPGTVVESTLYDALGGVVDQHGGPAVGPSLSFERSIAAPALWSAEIPNLYTLLLTLKDAQGASVEFIPLYVGFREVEWQDGRLRVNGQALRIAGVNRHEHDPDRGHAVTRDSMVQDILLMKRSNVNAVRTSHYPNDPLWYELCDRYGLWLVDEANIESHGIGYDPGRTLANNPAWKEAHMGRTVRMVERDKNHPSVIVWSLGNEAGDGVNTEATSNWIHGRDPTRPVQYERAGGRPHTDFVVPMYSSVGSIENHAKGGDRRSLIMCEYSHAMGNSNGNLFKYWDVIDRYPKLQGGFIWDWVDQGLRKAIPPEHQGKPHSVKRMDFWAYGGDYGPQGTPSDGNFCMNGLVDPDRTPHPGLFEVKHIYSPLRLEPVNPGIGAFRLHNNYSFRNLGDMELQWQVRVDGAVVQQGGTPLPPVAPGSYQDLSIPYQPPPLAPGGEATLDVHIALAQDTTWAPRGYAVDSFQHMIGKQPKVPVPPFGNVSLGQDRRSFIVSGNGFEIAFDRMNGRIRRWSYGGQNMLEDGIVPHLWRPPTDNDRGFRIGDRMGSWKQAQGWQVNNVTANQMSPTAVRVQVQARLPNVGGSYALEYVVHASGDVIVSANMTGASGELPRFGLSLTLPPGFENVTWFGRGPYETYSDRKSGALVGRYQSTVDDLFVNYSEPGENGNRTDVRWATLESPMGVGLLVSGTPMFQFTARHYADDQLEGARHFYSMTYDPSVHLHLDGDMMGVGGDNSWGAMPHGEFRVRADGGLRFEVRLRPYRVGQVPPEVLHGAPPQ; translated from the coding sequence TTGCCAACGAGCCTCGGGCTGGTCGGGGCGCGGCAGCAGGCTTTGCGGCGGCTGCCGGTGTTTGCTATCGCCGCGCTCGTCCTGACAAGCCTCGCTGCCTGCAGCAGCGGCGGAACGGCAGGCGCGGCGGGACAAACCGGAGGCATCGCGGGCACTCCCCCGCCTCTGGGCGGCACAGGGGGGCTTGGTCCGCTACCCGCGGGGAGCCTCCTGCCGCCGCCACCGCCACCGTTCGGGGGAAGCACTGCGCCGCCGGTAGCAGGCATGCCCGCGTGCCCGCCGTTGCCGATAGCCGGGGGACTGCCGCCCACGCCGAACAACCGGCCGGACTGGGACAACCTCGACGTGCTGCGCGTCGGCACGCTCGGGCCACGCGCGAGCTTCTTCGCCTACCCGAGCGCCGAGCTCGCCGCGGCGCGCGATCCCGCGCCTTCACCCTGGTATCAGTCGCTCAACGGCGATTGGAAGTTCCAATGGTCGCCGAACCCCGGAGCGCGACCCGGGGACTTCTTTCAGCCGGGCTTCAACGATAGCGCCTGGCCCGTGCTGCCGGTGCCCTCCAACTGGCAGATTCACGGACACGGCGTGCCTATCTACGTGAACGTCAGCTATCCGTTTTCGCCGGCAAACCCGCCCAACATTCCTCACAACGACAATCCCGTGGGCTCGTACCGGCGCACGTTTCAGGTGCCGCCGAGCTGGCACTGCAGAAAGACCCATCTGCACTTTGCCGGCGTCTCGTCGGCTTTCTACGTCTGGGTCAACGGGCAAAAGGTGGGCTATGCCCAGGGCAGCCGCACCCCGGCGGAGTTCGATATCAGCCCCTACTTGCAGATGGGCGACAATCAGCTGGCCGTGGAGGTGTATCGCTACTCGGACGGCGCATACCTCGAAGACCAAGACTTCTGGCGCCTGAGCGGGATCTACCGCGACGTCTACCTGATTTCGCGTGGCAACGAGCACGTGCAAGACGTGTGGATCCGCACCGATCTGGATGCGGCCTACCAGAACGCTCGCTTGCAGGTCGACGTGACCTTCAACACCGTACCGCAGCCGGGAACGGTAGTGGAGTCGACCCTGTACGATGCCCTGGGGGGTGTGGTGGACCAACACGGCGGGCCCGCGGTCGGGCCCAGCCTTTCGTTCGAGCGCAGCATTGCCGCACCCGCGCTCTGGAGCGCAGAGATCCCCAACCTGTACACGCTGCTGCTGACGCTGAAGGACGCTCAAGGTGCGTCCGTCGAGTTCATCCCCTTGTACGTGGGCTTCCGCGAGGTCGAGTGGCAGGACGGCAGACTGCGCGTCAACGGGCAGGCGTTGCGGATCGCGGGCGTGAACCGCCACGAGCACGATCCCGATCGAGGTCACGCCGTGACGCGTGACTCCATGGTGCAGGACATCCTGCTGATGAAGCGTTCCAACGTCAACGCCGTGCGGACCTCGCACTACCCCAACGATCCTCTTTGGTATGAGCTCTGTGATCGATATGGCCTGTGGCTTGTAGACGAAGCCAACATCGAGTCGCACGGAATCGGCTACGACCCGGGGCGAACGCTCGCCAACAATCCGGCCTGGAAAGAGGCCCACATGGGCCGCACCGTGCGCATGGTCGAGCGCGACAAGAACCACCCCTCGGTGATCGTATGGTCGCTCGGCAACGAGGCAGGCGATGGCGTGAACACCGAGGCCACGTCGAACTGGATCCACGGCCGCGATCCCACCCGGCCGGTTCAATACGAACGTGCGGGCGGCAGGCCCCATACCGACTTCGTGGTCCCGATGTACTCGAGCGTGGGCTCGATCGAGAACCACGCCAAGGGCGGCGACAGGCGCTCGCTGATCATGTGCGAGTACTCCCATGCGATGGGCAATAGCAACGGCAACCTGTTCAAGTACTGGGACGTGATCGATCGCTACCCCAAGCTGCAAGGCGGTTTCATCTGGGATTGGGTCGATCAGGGGCTTCGCAAGGCCATCCCGCCGGAGCATCAGGGCAAGCCGCATTCGGTCAAGCGCATGGATTTCTGGGCCTACGGCGGCGATTACGGACCGCAAGGCACACCGAGCGACGGCAACTTCTGCATGAACGGCCTGGTGGATCCCGACCGGACGCCTCACCCGGGCTTGTTCGAGGTCAAGCACATCTACTCGCCGCTCAGATTGGAGCCCGTGAATCCGGGTATTGGCGCGTTTCGGCTGCACAACAACTACTCGTTTCGCAACCTGGGCGATATGGAGCTGCAGTGGCAGGTGCGCGTAGACGGCGCGGTCGTGCAGCAGGGAGGCACTCCCCTGCCGCCGGTTGCACCGGGTTCTTACCAGGACTTGTCCATCCCTTACCAGCCGCCCCCACTCGCGCCGGGAGGAGAAGCCACCCTGGACGTGCACATCGCCCTGGCCCAGGACACCACCTGGGCGCCCAGAGGGTACGCCGTCGATTCCTTTCAGCACATGATCGGCAAGCAACCCAAAGTGCCTGTCCCTCCCTTCGGCAACGTGAGCTTGGGGCAGGATCGGCGTAGCTTCATCGTCAGCGGCAACGGGTTCGAGATCGCCTTCGACCGCATGAACGGGCGCATCCGAAGGTGGAGCTACGGGGGTCAGAATATGCTCGAGGACGGCATCGTGCCGCACTTGTGGAGACCACCCACGGATAACGACCGTGGCTTCAGAATCGGCGACCGAATGGGCTCCTGGAAGCAGGCTCAAGGCTGGCAGGTCAACAACGTGACGGCCAACCAGATGAGCCCGACCGCGGTTCGCGTCCAGGTGCAGGCCAGGTTGCCCAACGTGGGAGGCAGCTACGCACTCGAATACGTGGTGCACGCGAGCGGCGACGTGATCGTGTCGGCCAACATGACGGGCGCTTCCGGCGAGCTGCCGCGGTTCGGGCTGAGCCTCACGCTGCCGCCCGGCTTCGAAAACGTTACCTGGTTCGGGCGCGGGCCCTACGAAACCTACTCGGACCGCAAGAGCGGCGCCTTGGTCGGTCGCTACCAGAGCACCGTCGACGATCTCTTCGTCAACTACTCGGAGCCCGGAGAAAACGGCAACCGCACCGATGTGCGCTGGGCTACGTTGGAGTCGCCGATGGGCGTCGGGTTGCTGGTCTCGGGCACGCCGATGTTCCAGTTCACGGCCCGCCACTACGCAGACGACCAGCTAGAAGGTGCTCGCCACTTCTACTCCATGACCTACGATCCCTCGGTCCACCTTCACCTGGACGGCGACATGATGGGCGTGGGCGGCGACAACAGCTGGGGCGCGATGCCCCACGGGGAGTTCCGTGTGCGAGCCGATGGTGGTCTCAGGTTCGAGGTTCGCCTGCGCCCCTATCGCGTCGGTCAGGTCCCGCCCGAGGTCTTGCACGGAGCGCCCCCTCAGTAG